ATATCTAGTTCTTGAAGCTCATACAGCACAAATGGAGAAAGCACAGATGAGTGTCATTGTCACTTATTCattaccttttaaaaatgtatttttaaatttcaaatgtatgcctgtgtgttgttgctgttgtgcacactcaaatatttttgtgtttgttcctcAGACAGTGAACATCTATCATCGAAAGGACTCCAAGAAAGGTCAGCGGAGCTCCTGGTCATTCCGGCTTGAAGGGGTCCTGCAAAATGTGTCCCAGGAGGAAGTATATGCCAAAGTGTGCCGACGGGTGGTACTAGGAGCACTGGACGGCTATAATGGTAtctgtatattcatattaaacacacaGTGTGTAGTCAAGTTCTCATGCTGTATTTATGGGACAGGATGGATGATAGAGAGCGGAAAGATTGGCCGCATAAAGAGATAATTctaatattaatgatgatacattttatttatagagcgctTTCAACAATACTCAGACACTTTACAGaataaaagacaattaaaacaataaaaccatacagaataaatgaaaacacaatgtgtACGTGTCATACACTTGTTCACGAACGTGGCATCACATCAGATTAACACTTACTGTCAACAcatcttatttttttgtgtagttCTATATCTTGTGTGACACTGTAACAGTCAAGGAAAGGCCCTTTATTCCCTTAATTATATTGATTCAAAGGTTCAGATTTtaatgggtttttaaaaaaattatttaacttgtgaaaatgttttttaggtACTGTGATGTGCTTTGGGCAGACAGGTGCAGGAAAAACGTACACCATGACTGGATCCACAGAATCATACAAACAGAGAGGCATCATTCCTCGGGCCCTTCAGGAGGTAGCTCGCACTGTGTGAATGTATTCACTGTTGAAACAGTCTGACTGCTTCACCTGagcaaatatgtttaaaaataaaattcgaACATGGTATTCAGGTGTTTCAGGAGGTGGAGAAGAGGACTGAGTATGCCTACTCTTTGCACATGTCCTACCTGGAGATCTACAATGAGACCCTGGTGGACCTGCTGTCTTCGTTGCGAGGCACACCACACCTGTCCCCTCGGGATATGGTTGTGATGGAGGAGCCAGGCAGAGGGGTTTTCATCAGAGGTCTGTCTCTTCATCCAGTCCACAGCGAGGAGGAGGCCCTCAACCTGCTGTTTGAGGTCTGGATGCATTGTTGATTTGAATTTAACCtaaaattaagttttaaagATGATAAAACAAAAGGAATGTTTTGGAGTGATCTAAAGTTCCAGTATTTTTGTGTCATCTTTTTGGAGCTCATCTAGCAGACCAAgtatagtttatatttttagttatcattttttaatgggTATTTATTTCTTATGTTCTGTTGGTGTTGGTGAAAAAAGCTGTTCTGTCTCTACTCAGGGCGAGATGAATCGCATCATTGGATGTCACACACTGAACAGAAACTCCTCCCGGTCCCACTGTATCTTCACTGTGCATATAGAGGTAAAAGAGACAGAATACAATATAATGCTTACTGTATTGTTTACAGTAGTTTTGGTGCTCAAACATTACTTTTCCAACATATCTCATTTTGTTCTTGGCTATgattttaagaagaaaatgtctttctCAATGACAGTCTCGCTCACGGACTCTGTCTGATGCCAAGTACATCACCTCTAAGTTGAATCTGGTGGATTTGGCTGGATCTGAGAGGCTGGGAAAGACAGGAGTGAGTCTGAGAATATGACTTCACTTTAACCCTTGAAATGCTTGTATTTGCTTTGAATAAGGCAATATACAGATGTGACGTTACAAGCATCCTGTTGAAAGTTTTGCTTGTCGAAATGTTTGAgctgttgtttctgtttctcttcgATTTGTCATCACAATTCACCTTTTCTCCAATTCATTTCACCTTCCTGTTCTTCCAGTCCGAGGGTCAGATGTTAAAGGAAGCCATGTACATCAATAAGTCCCTGTCGTTCCTGGAACAGGCGATCCTGGCTCTGGGAGACCGTCGCAGAGACCACGTCCCCTTCAGACAAACCAAGCTAACACATGCCCTTAAAGACTCACTGGGTGAGAATGACAggcctgttgttttttaacaatgCTGATAACTGATGGTTGAAGCTTGTCCTCAGTGGTGttatactacattttaaaagatgatgtgaaataaatcaaatatagcattgtgtctgtttctgtagGAGGAAACTGCAACACTGTGCTTGTGGCCAACATCTATGGTGAAGCTGTGCAGATAAAAGAAACGGTAAGCAGCAGGATATCTGATACTGACAGAGCATTCTCATTTTTATCGTACATTGTGTGACTTCAGCCCTGTATGATACTTTAATATTCCTTGCAGCTCTCTACTCTGCGTTTTGCCAGCAGAATGAAGTGTGTCCGGACAGACCCTGCTGTTAACGAACACCAGGATCCAGCAGTGAGTTCAcatgataacacacacagattaatatGGCACAGAAGAGGTAATACAAGGTTGAACATATGTTAGTTTTGTTTAGTCAGCATTGTGCTGTGCTGTCTGTGTCAGTAATCAGAGAACAGAGATGTCATAAAATGCACTTCTGTGTTTAGATTCAGGTTAAGAAACTTCAAAAGGAAGTTCAGAGGCTGAAGGAGGAGCTGTCTATCTACAATACACTGGTGAGTAGATCTGATAAAGAAAAGggtatatataattaaaaatataagaGTAGTTTATTGTGCTGGTCCAAGTTTCCTGTTAAACCTCACTGAGGTCAGCACAAAATTCACTTTTGTAGTTTGAAGTTGCTCTCCATTTATTGTAATGTAGCGTTAATGCACAGGGTGTGTTAAAGCACAAGATAATGCCTTCTAATGTTTCTTCATTATAATCATAAACATGTCATCTTCTTCATATTAGAATTTAAATGCCCATCATTCACCACATCTTTAACAGGTGAATCGTCCGGGCATCACATATGAGGCGTTATCTGAAGCTCAGCTGGCTGAAATCCACAGTCAAGTTCAGAGATACCTCGAAGGAAGTCTGAAGGAAATCAGTGTGAGGACATGACAAAGAACACGGCTGATAATAATTCCTCTCACATATTAAACTTTGGCCTGACTCTGTATGACATGTGATTACAGGTTCTAAGTATCAGTCAGGTCCGGGCAGTGTTCGCTCAGTTCAAACTTGCTGTGCAGTGAGTATTTGTTTGTAGCTTTGAGAATACAGAGTGAATATTCACACAGACAAGACTGTTATCCTGCCCtactttataatttaatattttcaaaTGATTTCTCTTTGGGATGATGTTTTATGTGCTGTGTTTTAACAGTGAGCAGGAGCAGAAGCTGAAGGCTCAGCTATGCCAGACTCACAGCTCAGTGGAGAGAGACCAAAGTGCTAACACAGTCCCAGTCAAGGTCAGTCAACATCTGATTCACAGTGAAAAATTGACCTAATGGAAGTAAGCCAATTCAAATGTATTCTACCAGTTATTACCAGTGCCGGCCTGTTTAATGAACAATGATCTGGGACTGAGCTTTGATCGTACATGGCTTTGTAAACTCT
Above is a window of Scomber scombrus chromosome 20, fScoSco1.1, whole genome shotgun sequence DNA encoding:
- the kif9 gene encoding kinesin-like protein KIF9; protein product: MKAHSNSSEVAVFVRIRPTAHFATDLIECLPDEQTVNIYHRKDSKKGQRSSWSFRLEGVLQNVSQEEVYAKVCRRVVLGALDGYNGTVMCFGQTGAGKTYTMTGSTESYKQRGIIPRALQEVFQEVEKRTEYAYSLHMSYLEIYNETLVDLLSSLRGTPHLSPRDMVVMEEPGRGVFIRGLSLHPVHSEEEALNLLFEGEMNRIIGCHTLNRNSSRSHCIFTVHIESRSRTLSDAKYITSKLNLVDLAGSERLGKTGSEGQMLKEAMYINKSLSFLEQAILALGDRRRDHVPFRQTKLTHALKDSLGGNCNTVLVANIYGEAVQIKETLSTLRFASRMKCVRTDPAVNEHQDPAIQVKKLQKEVQRLKEELSIYNTLVNRPGITYEALSEAQLAEIHSQVQRYLEGSLKEISVLSISQVRAVFAQFKLAVHEQEQKLKAQLCQTHSSVERDQSANTVPVKEQETRSSPEDLEAVHTPKNTHRPSSTKAKTKKPKEKQSHNKRQGEGSPVSKKRLESASKSKLNPVPTPEREQESQEADTESHDTQESQPAVSEPFQTDSPRPKGEAFEEFKMGPGSHINCILKENKAMLLERRNLLRQLTEQVNAVKREIDCTTATIQEQKYMRGGQGQYFSMGGEPDATLLLQLRELKAHYRQRYMVLRDIKAEVNYCQHLVDQSRLRLLSEFEIWYKKSFLLLEEELNVNLDKSLEQEEESQQCLEQLQFELLTDNPSAESFCNARYRTQKRRNSKVLNFTPVRRNTPAGSGQRRLPSILPVT